The following proteins are co-located in the Neodiprion virginianus isolate iyNeoVirg1 chromosome 6, iyNeoVirg1.1, whole genome shotgun sequence genome:
- the LOC124306812 gene encoding tudor domain-containing protein 3 isoform X2, with translation MDELRAQGWYLSDEGYNLLGDTRDVQKIIKKALDYDLKEISSGQGDLTQGNVVWQIQKLRNVAAPKGNEESRSTPRLLKLSLTDGQNNFQAIEIEPISSLSINTPPGTKLLMKKGVLSISHGIILLKPSHIFSVLGGKVPSLVEKWEMNKKLAQHTRVRPAEEGGPPPWIPFGKKIIKISEQDKNFKALADKERASKENAEFEAQRKDAIAEAAKQGSKKVFGGGNKQLLDHSVQRIVDQGYSIEQAEYALKLSRNNVDRALRSLQRNDNRYNKEPGDSTSAREVREPKGKRFEKKVEDGKPSSGRVSLFDFLEDKLPAQTDLPEETKPQGTNDFYTSKGPHDRFESRSTDQIGRGGRNPRGGRSYQPAPRYSEEVKSSKPKLSKANSAAVQYPQYNSANTSSNQRKPPRFQKSQENSTATFQHENNYKMGFNKSSHFPDSKNGIAPPRLESSSENGNNRNRLEQQGNNYNNNRQQNHYQAEPKPREKQDHNPYNPNVHNRTNTIYQTHKNTSIESYQNPNGSSSEQNYRNRQNRNLPTVSNGRYNSKETGSLNEQKGGGNNNNQLAIPQAEGMWVWQPGDKCMAKYWEDNRYYNAEVTAVSHRTCVVLFKDFNNFEEVLQADCIPITIEDGPILQDGSRDFKQHVQRGENRQQRNNQGNHITRMEFRRGGGGSGTGTRGYNRRSQHRSTRPIYQPPGQRNHSPSRAQKDTNSAS, from the exons ATGGATGAACTTCGTGCACAGGGCTG GTATCTGTCAGACGAAGGTTACAACCTCTTGGGAGATACCAGAGacgtacaaaaaataatcaaaaaggCTTTAGAT TATGATCTTAAGGAAATTAGCAGTGGCCAAGGAGACTTAACTCAGGGAAATGTTGTGTGGCAAATACAAAAGTTGCGTAATGTAGCGGCACCAAAAGGTAACGAGGAATCTCGATCAACTCCGCGTTTGTTAAAACTCTCTCTAACAGATGgacaaaacaattttcaagctATAGAAATTGAACCAATATCTTCCCTGAG CATCAATACACCACCAGGTACAaaattattgatgaaaaaaggtGTGTTGTCAATATCTCATGGTATTATCTTACTAAAACCATCGCACATCTTTTCTGTACTTGGAGGAAAAGTACCTAGTCTCGTGGAAAAATGGGAAATGAACAAA AAATTAGCTCAACATACCCGAGTCAGGCCAGCAGAAGAGGGTGGTCCACCACCGTGGATTCcatttggtaaaaaaatcataaaaatctCTGAACAAGATAAGAACTTCAAGGCTCTTGCTGATAAGGAAAGGGCATCAAAAGAGAATGCTGAATTTGAAGCGCAAAGGAAAGATGCTATTGCTGAGGCTGCTAAACAGGGAAGTAAAAAAGTATTTGGAGGTGGAAATAAACAG CTTTTGGATCATAGTGTACAGAGGATTGTTGATCAAGGGTATTCGATTGAACAGGCCGAGTATGCTTTAAAGCTAAGTCGAAACAATGTTGATCGTGCATTACGGAGTCTACAGCGTAACGATAACAGATATAATAAAGAGCCTGG AGATTCTACCAGCGCTAGGGAGGTCAGAGAGCCAAAGGGAAaacgatttgagaaaaaagtagaagaTGGAAAACCCAGCAGTGGTAGAGTGTCTTTGTTTGATTTCCTTGAAGACAAGCTTCCTGCCCAAACTGATTTACCAGAAGAAACCAAGCCCCAAGGAACAAATGATTTTTACACTAGTAAAGGACCCCATGATCGATTTGAATCAAGAAGTACCGATCAAATCGGGAGAGGTGGAAG AAATCCAAGGGGAGGACGATCTTATCAGCCTGCACCACGATATTCAGAAGAAGTGAAATCTAGTAAGCCGAAGCTAAGTAAAGCTAACTCTGCAGCAGTCCAATATCCGCAATATAATTCTGCAAATACTTCTTCCAATCAAAGGAAACCACCTAGGTTTCAAAAATCACAAGAAAATTCTACCGCTACTTTCCagcatgaaaataattacaaaatggGCTTTAATAAAAGTTCCCATTTTCCTGACAGCAAAAATGGTATTGCTCCTCCTCGTTTAGAAAGTTCCAGTGAGAACGGTAACAATAGAAATCGACTTGAACAGCAAGGAAATAACTACAACAATAATAGACAGCAGAACCATTATCAAGCAGAACCGAAACCTAGAGAGAAACAAGATCATAATCCGTATAACCCTAATGTACATAATCGAACAAACACGATTTATCAAACCCATAAAAATACTTCTATAGAGAGCTATCAAAATCCGAATGGGAGTTCAAGTGAACAAAATTACCGAAATCGTCAAAACAGAAACCTGCCTACTGTATCTAATGGGCGATACAACAGTAAAGAGACTGGTAGTTTGAATGAGCAAAAAGGTGGtggcaataataataatcaattagCTATCCCTCAAGCTGAAGGTATGTGGGTTTGGCAGCCTGGTGACAAATGCATGGCCAAATATTGGGAAGACAACAGG TATTACAACGCAGAGGTCACAGCAGTTTCACATAGGACTTGCGTGGTGCTATTCAAGgattttaacaattttgaagAAGTGTTACAAGCCGACTGTATACCAATCACGATCGAG GATGGTCCCATTCTGCAAGATGGTAGTCGAGACTTTAAACAGCATGTACAACGTGGTGAAAATCGTCAGCAACGCAACAATCAAGGCAATCATATAActa GAATGGAGTTCCGAAGAGGGGGTGGAGGTAGTGGAACTGGTACCAGAGGCTACAACAGAAGGTCGCAGCATCGCAGTACTCGACCTATATATCAGCCGCCAGGTCAACGTAATCACTCGCCAAGTCGGGCACAAAAGGATACGAATTCAGCTTCTTAA
- the LOC124306812 gene encoding tudor domain-containing protein 3 isoform X1: protein MDELRAQGWYLSDEGYNLLGDTRDVQKIIKKALDYDLKEISSGQGDLTQGNVVWQIQKLRNVAAPKGNEESRSTPRLLKLSLTDGQNNFQAIEIEPISSLSINTPPGTKLLMKKGVLSISHGIILLKPSHIFSVLGGKVPSLVEKWEMNKKLAQHTRVRPAEEGGPPPWIPFGKKIIKISEQDKNFKALADKERASKENAEFEAQRKDAIAEAAKQGSKKVFGGGNKQLLDHSVQRIVDQGYSIEQAEYALKLSRNNVDRALRSLQRNDNRYNKEPGDSTSAREVREPKGKRFEKKVEDGKPSSGRVSLFDFLEDKLPAQTDLPEETKPQGTNDFYTSKGPHDRFESRSTDQIGRGGRNPRGGRSYQPAPRYSEEVKSSKPKLSKANSAAVQYPQYNSANTSSNQRKPPRFQKSQENSTATFQHENNYKMGFNKSSHFPDSKNGIAPPRLESSSENGNNRNRLEQQGNNYNNNRQQNHYQAEPKPREKQDHNPYNPNVHNRTNTIYQTHKNTSIESYQNPNGSSSEQNYRNRQNRNLPTVSNGRYNSKETGSLNEQKGGGNNNNQLAIPQAEGMWVWQPGDKCMAKYWEDNRYYNAEVTAVSHRTCVVLFKDFNNFEEVLQADCIPITIEDGPILQDGSRDFKQHVQRGENRQQRNNQGNHITTGMEFRRGGGGSGTGTRGYNRRSQHRSTRPIYQPPGQRNHSPSRAQKDTNSAS from the exons ATGGATGAACTTCGTGCACAGGGCTG GTATCTGTCAGACGAAGGTTACAACCTCTTGGGAGATACCAGAGacgtacaaaaaataatcaaaaaggCTTTAGAT TATGATCTTAAGGAAATTAGCAGTGGCCAAGGAGACTTAACTCAGGGAAATGTTGTGTGGCAAATACAAAAGTTGCGTAATGTAGCGGCACCAAAAGGTAACGAGGAATCTCGATCAACTCCGCGTTTGTTAAAACTCTCTCTAACAGATGgacaaaacaattttcaagctATAGAAATTGAACCAATATCTTCCCTGAG CATCAATACACCACCAGGTACAaaattattgatgaaaaaaggtGTGTTGTCAATATCTCATGGTATTATCTTACTAAAACCATCGCACATCTTTTCTGTACTTGGAGGAAAAGTACCTAGTCTCGTGGAAAAATGGGAAATGAACAAA AAATTAGCTCAACATACCCGAGTCAGGCCAGCAGAAGAGGGTGGTCCACCACCGTGGATTCcatttggtaaaaaaatcataaaaatctCTGAACAAGATAAGAACTTCAAGGCTCTTGCTGATAAGGAAAGGGCATCAAAAGAGAATGCTGAATTTGAAGCGCAAAGGAAAGATGCTATTGCTGAGGCTGCTAAACAGGGAAGTAAAAAAGTATTTGGAGGTGGAAATAAACAG CTTTTGGATCATAGTGTACAGAGGATTGTTGATCAAGGGTATTCGATTGAACAGGCCGAGTATGCTTTAAAGCTAAGTCGAAACAATGTTGATCGTGCATTACGGAGTCTACAGCGTAACGATAACAGATATAATAAAGAGCCTGG AGATTCTACCAGCGCTAGGGAGGTCAGAGAGCCAAAGGGAAaacgatttgagaaaaaagtagaagaTGGAAAACCCAGCAGTGGTAGAGTGTCTTTGTTTGATTTCCTTGAAGACAAGCTTCCTGCCCAAACTGATTTACCAGAAGAAACCAAGCCCCAAGGAACAAATGATTTTTACACTAGTAAAGGACCCCATGATCGATTTGAATCAAGAAGTACCGATCAAATCGGGAGAGGTGGAAG AAATCCAAGGGGAGGACGATCTTATCAGCCTGCACCACGATATTCAGAAGAAGTGAAATCTAGTAAGCCGAAGCTAAGTAAAGCTAACTCTGCAGCAGTCCAATATCCGCAATATAATTCTGCAAATACTTCTTCCAATCAAAGGAAACCACCTAGGTTTCAAAAATCACAAGAAAATTCTACCGCTACTTTCCagcatgaaaataattacaaaatggGCTTTAATAAAAGTTCCCATTTTCCTGACAGCAAAAATGGTATTGCTCCTCCTCGTTTAGAAAGTTCCAGTGAGAACGGTAACAATAGAAATCGACTTGAACAGCAAGGAAATAACTACAACAATAATAGACAGCAGAACCATTATCAAGCAGAACCGAAACCTAGAGAGAAACAAGATCATAATCCGTATAACCCTAATGTACATAATCGAACAAACACGATTTATCAAACCCATAAAAATACTTCTATAGAGAGCTATCAAAATCCGAATGGGAGTTCAAGTGAACAAAATTACCGAAATCGTCAAAACAGAAACCTGCCTACTGTATCTAATGGGCGATACAACAGTAAAGAGACTGGTAGTTTGAATGAGCAAAAAGGTGGtggcaataataataatcaattagCTATCCCTCAAGCTGAAGGTATGTGGGTTTGGCAGCCTGGTGACAAATGCATGGCCAAATATTGGGAAGACAACAGG TATTACAACGCAGAGGTCACAGCAGTTTCACATAGGACTTGCGTGGTGCTATTCAAGgattttaacaattttgaagAAGTGTTACAAGCCGACTGTATACCAATCACGATCGAG GATGGTCCCATTCTGCAAGATGGTAGTCGAGACTTTAAACAGCATGTACAACGTGGTGAAAATCGTCAGCAACGCAACAATCAAGGCAATCATATAActa CAGGAATGGAGTTCCGAAGAGGGGGTGGAGGTAGTGGAACTGGTACCAGAGGCTACAACAGAAGGTCGCAGCATCGCAGTACTCGACCTATATATCAGCCGCCAGGTCAACGTAATCACTCGCCAAGTCGGGCACAAAAGGATACGAATTCAGCTTCTTAA
- the LOC124306813 gene encoding CD151 antigen, with amino-acid sequence MGYGTEIDGCGRFMKYSLFFTNFIIFIGGVAIAGLSIWSLVDNVTAISELIGTNLLTGAVYVLLVGGIVIAFISFLGCIGASREIKCMLLSYFIVVLLLFVTVLIGGVLGYVFREKVKTSVQQDLRNSMSQYDKHSRVRDAWDVTQSTLHCCGVNSWNDWRQFELEIPKSCCKEISPGRYFDCSGGPDKVNPSNTYMVGCLNGTQLYVQKHAAIVGGAGVAVACLMFFGMVFSCALFKMIE; translated from the exons ATGGGCTACGGCACTGAAATAGACGGCTGCGGCCGTTTTATGAAGTATTCGCTATTCTTCACGAACTTCATCATCTTC ATCGGAGGTGTAGCTATTGCCGGACTGAGTATCTGGTCACTGGTGGATAACGTGACAGCGATCTCGGAATTAATCGGGACGAACTTGCTGACAGGGGCTGTCTACGTATTACTTGTTGGAGGAATCGTAATCGCCTTCATATCTTTCTTGGGATGCATCGGAGCGTCGCGAGAAATCAAGTGCATGCTTCTAAGC TACTTCATCGTGGTTCTCCTACTTTTCGTCACCGTTCTGATCGGCGGAGTTCTCGGCTATGTGTTCCGTGAAAAGGTAAAAACCAGCGTCCAACAAGACTTGAGGAATTCAATGAGCCAGTACGACAAGCACTCACGGGTCAGGGACGCCTGGGACGTCACTCAAAGCACG CTCCATTGTTGTGGTGTGAACTCCTGGAATGACTGGAGGCAATTTGAACTTGAAATACCGAAAAGTTGCTGCAAGGAAATATCACCAGGGCGG TATTTCGACTGTAGTGGAGGACCGGACAAAGTCAATCCTTCGAATACCTACATGGTTGGATGTCTGAACGGTACTCAACTCTACGTACAAAAACACGCTGCTATCGTCGGCGGCGCGGGAGTTGCCGTTGCCTGTCTGATG TTCTTCGGTATGGTCTTCTCGTGCGCTCTATTTAAAATGATAGAATGA